A single Pseudoalteromonas phenolica DNA region contains:
- a CDS encoding DNA topoisomerase III encodes MKLYIAEKPSLGRAIANALPKPHKNNDGFIEAANGDIVTWCIGHLLEQAEPEAYDPKFKKWAIADLPIVPEQWQLVAKSKTKKQFNTVKKLIKSAETIVNAGDPDREGQLLIDEMINFCGATKAQKEQTLRCLISDLNPSAVKQAINNLKPNLDFLSLSVSALSRARADWLYGINMTRMSTIKGQQAGYQGVLSIGRVQTPVLGLVVYRDWEIANFVSKPFYEVEAKLNTQAGASYIGKWQPSDACQPYMDEEGRVLVKGLAENVASRVKNQSGEVSKDKSTQSKKSRPLPHSLSTLQIEAAKVFGMNAQSVLDTCQSLYERHKLITYPRSDCRYLPKDHYKERGSVVDAIDTISDKLSAFTGKANLEIKSSAWNDSKVGAHHAIIPTSKKSSGALSQNEQNVYYLIARHYLAQFFEPSVYAEREIHTLIQGGLFTSKFKSLIDKGWEVLFNKQEKGEAELTQLPMLQKGEQVQCVDAQVIEKHTSPPKHFTDATLLAAMTGIARYVTDPEIKKILKETDGIGTEATRAGIIELLFKRQYLQRKGKAIHSTEIGQSVIKALPESVGRPDMTAVWEQSLEQIYQKSQSYNQFMGSVEVHLNRLLQDTQTASFQGLAGKGKASFKRFKKGKRSAGKGKSAVKSPRAKSKA; translated from the coding sequence ATGAAACTCTATATCGCTGAAAAACCGTCATTAGGCAGAGCCATTGCCAATGCGTTACCTAAACCTCATAAAAATAACGATGGCTTTATTGAAGCGGCGAACGGCGATATTGTCACTTGGTGTATTGGTCATTTATTAGAACAAGCTGAGCCTGAAGCATACGACCCTAAATTTAAAAAATGGGCGATTGCGGATTTACCAATCGTGCCAGAGCAATGGCAGCTAGTAGCAAAAAGTAAAACCAAAAAGCAGTTTAATACCGTTAAAAAGTTAATTAAATCGGCTGAAACCATTGTCAACGCGGGCGATCCAGACCGTGAAGGGCAGCTTTTAATCGACGAGATGATTAACTTTTGCGGTGCCACTAAAGCACAAAAAGAGCAAACTCTTCGTTGTCTGATAAGCGATTTAAACCCCTCAGCAGTCAAACAGGCCATCAATAACCTTAAACCAAACCTCGATTTTTTATCACTGTCGGTTTCAGCGCTGTCTCGTGCTCGTGCAGATTGGCTTTATGGTATTAATATGACGCGTATGAGTACCATCAAAGGGCAGCAAGCGGGTTATCAAGGTGTGTTATCCATTGGTCGAGTGCAGACGCCGGTATTGGGTTTGGTTGTATACCGTGATTGGGAAATTGCTAATTTTGTTTCAAAACCGTTTTATGAAGTCGAAGCGAAGTTAAATACCCAAGCAGGTGCGAGTTACATAGGTAAATGGCAGCCAAGTGATGCCTGCCAACCTTATATGGATGAAGAAGGTCGCGTGCTGGTCAAAGGCTTAGCTGAAAATGTGGCGAGCAGGGTTAAAAACCAATCGGGTGAAGTGAGCAAAGATAAAAGCACTCAAAGTAAAAAGTCTCGCCCTTTGCCGCATAGTTTATCGACATTACAAATAGAAGCGGCCAAAGTGTTTGGGATGAATGCTCAGTCGGTACTTGATACCTGTCAGAGTTTGTATGAAAGACACAAGTTGATCACTTATCCCAGATCGGATTGCCGTTACTTACCAAAAGATCATTACAAAGAGCGCGGCTCAGTGGTGGACGCCATTGATACCATTAGCGATAAACTAAGCGCTTTTACAGGCAAAGCGAATTTAGAGATAAAGTCATCAGCTTGGAACGACAGCAAAGTCGGAGCGCACCATGCGATTATTCCTACCTCAAAAAAGTCGAGCGGCGCGCTGAGCCAAAATGAGCAAAATGTTTATTACCTGATCGCAAGGCACTACTTAGCGCAATTTTTTGAGCCAAGCGTTTATGCTGAGCGAGAGATCCATACACTTATTCAAGGTGGGCTATTTACCTCTAAATTTAAAAGCCTGATTGATAAAGGCTGGGAAGTTTTATTCAACAAGCAAGAAAAAGGAGAGGCTGAGCTTACTCAGTTGCCAATGCTGCAAAAAGGTGAGCAAGTGCAGTGTGTTGATGCACAAGTTATCGAAAAGCATACGTCGCCGCCAAAGCACTTCACCGATGCAACATTACTCGCTGCCATGACGGGAATAGCCCGATATGTGACCGATCCAGAAATTAAAAAGATATTGAAAGAAACCGATGGTATAGGCACAGAAGCGACGCGTGCAGGGATCATTGAGCTACTCTTTAAAAGACAATATTTACAACGTAAAGGCAAAGCCATTCACTCTACTGAAATCGGGCAAAGCGTGATAAAAGCATTACCAGAAAGTGTCGGGCGCCCTGATATGACCGCTGTTTGGGAGCAATCTCTTGAGCAGATCTATCAAAAGTCTCAATCGTATAATCAGTTTATGGGCTCAGTTGAAGTGCATTTAAATCGCTTATTACAAGACACACAAACAGCGAGCTTTCAAGGGTTAGCAGGTAAAGGCAAAGCCAGTTTTAAGCGTTTTAAAAAGGGTAAGCGCAGTGCGGGTAAAGGTAAAAGCGCTGTTAAATCTCCTCGGGCGAAAAGCAAGGCTTGA
- the pspB gene encoding envelope stress response membrane protein PspB: MMDLEVLVAPIIIFMVIVAPLWLILHYRSKKQVSQGLSEHEHRQLLELANKAEKMAERVETLEALLDQESPQWRRKL; encoded by the coding sequence ATGATGGATTTAGAAGTTTTAGTTGCCCCGATTATTATTTTTATGGTGATTGTTGCCCCGCTTTGGCTCATTCTTCACTATCGCAGTAAGAAGCAAGTAAGCCAAGGTTTAAGCGAGCACGAACATCGCCAACTGTTAGAACTGGCTAATAAAGCTGAGAAAATGGCTGAACGCGTTGAGACCCTTGAAGCATTATTGGATCAGGAGTCACCACAGTGGAGACGTAAGTTATGA
- the phhA gene encoding phenylalanine 4-monooxygenase: protein MAKASKYVSKQPDANGIIAWTEEENKIWSELVARQLKCIEGKACNEYMEGLEKINLPHDRIPQLHELNEALGRETGWQVEPVPALIDFDEFFRLLANKKFPVATFIRSREEFDYLQEPDIFHEIFGHCAMLTNPAFAEFTHKYGQLGYAAEKKDRVYLARLYWFTVEFGLMQTEDGLRIYGGGVLSSPGETQYVYSGTPEINKLEVLDVLRTPYRIDIMQPLYYTINSINDLFDISQMDIMALVQEAKELGLFEPKFPPKEKLAS from the coding sequence ATGGCTAAAGCAAGTAAATATGTATCAAAACAACCTGATGCAAATGGCATCATCGCTTGGACCGAAGAAGAAAATAAAATATGGTCTGAGTTGGTTGCACGTCAATTAAAGTGCATTGAAGGCAAAGCATGTAACGAGTACATGGAAGGCCTTGAGAAAATAAATTTACCACACGACCGTATTCCTCAGCTTCATGAGTTAAACGAAGCATTAGGTCGTGAAACAGGCTGGCAAGTAGAGCCTGTACCTGCACTGATTGATTTTGATGAGTTTTTCAGACTATTGGCGAACAAAAAGTTCCCGGTAGCAACCTTTATTCGTTCTCGTGAAGAGTTTGATTATCTGCAAGAGCCAGATATTTTCCATGAGATTTTTGGTCACTGCGCCATGCTGACGAACCCTGCATTTGCTGAGTTTACGCACAAATATGGTCAACTGGGCTATGCCGCTGAGAAAAAAGACCGTGTATATTTAGCACGCTTGTATTGGTTCACGGTTGAGTTTGGTTTAATGCAAACTGAAGACGGTTTACGTATTTATGGTGGGGGTGTACTTTCAAGCCCAGGTGAAACACAATATGTATACTCAGGCACGCCAGAAATCAACAAGCTAGAAGTGCTAGACGTATTACGTACACCATACCGCATTGATATTATGCAGCCGTTGTACTACACCATTAATTCAATTAATGACTTATTTGATATCTCGCAAATGGATATCATGGCGTTAGTACAAGAAGCGAAAGAATTAGGCTTATTTGAGCCAAAGTTTCCCCCTAAAGAAAAATTAGCAAGTTAA
- a CDS encoding YcjX family protein, with amino-acid sequence MSPNLFSHANLDKLKQKAQKTLHRSLDQHVKLAVTGLSGSGKTAFITALVKHLTTQTNKQNLPFFDVVKDDRLIAAKQVPQSALDIPTFDYPSAINCLLNSEPSWPESTKRINTLTIAIRYETKHGLKQHVSPQSTLYLELIDYPGEWLIDLPMLEQDYASWSESMLSLLEKPEYSEYARPFLTELEQFNSEENIDEQALKQLSNLYTQALKQLKSQTQLAYLQPGRQLIPGDLEDAPILLFFPCREKNDKENSQYSHLASRFEAYKKQVITPFYKNYFCEFDRQLVLVDVMSALNDGPQSLLEQKHTLQAVLQSFNYGRSNLIKRLFSPKIDKVLFAANKCDHVNGTQQVAIAQLLHDLVGEQANDMRFNGVQIETMAMSSVQSTLAKRIKEGDKALDCIYGKPLNEDEWLTYLPPEPPNHFLSQSQWPTHGFEFISFAPLPSTKSELTHTRLDHALQFLIGDKLQ; translated from the coding sequence ATGAGTCCGAATTTATTCAGCCACGCGAATCTTGATAAACTCAAACAAAAAGCCCAAAAGACCCTCCATCGTAGCCTAGATCAGCATGTAAAGCTGGCCGTTACTGGTTTAAGTGGTAGTGGTAAGACAGCATTTATAACAGCGCTCGTAAAACATTTAACCACACAAACCAACAAACAGAACTTGCCTTTTTTCGATGTTGTAAAGGATGACCGCCTAATTGCAGCCAAACAAGTGCCGCAGTCCGCGTTAGATATTCCTACTTTTGATTACCCTAGTGCTATTAATTGCTTACTTAATTCTGAGCCCAGTTGGCCTGAATCGACAAAACGTATTAATACTTTAACGATTGCTATTCGATACGAAACCAAGCATGGATTAAAGCAGCATGTGTCACCGCAAAGTACTCTCTATTTAGAATTGATTGATTATCCGGGAGAGTGGTTAATTGATTTACCTATGCTTGAGCAAGATTATGCAAGCTGGAGTGAGTCAATGCTCAGCTTGCTTGAAAAGCCAGAGTACAGCGAATATGCGCGGCCATTTCTAACTGAACTTGAACAATTCAATAGTGAAGAAAATATTGATGAGCAAGCACTTAAGCAGCTATCTAACCTCTACACGCAAGCGTTAAAGCAGCTAAAATCACAGACACAGCTCGCTTATCTGCAACCTGGCAGACAATTGATCCCTGGTGATTTAGAAGATGCCCCTATCTTATTGTTCTTCCCGTGCCGTGAGAAGAACGACAAAGAAAATAGCCAATATAGTCATTTAGCCAGCCGTTTTGAGGCGTATAAAAAGCAAGTTATCACACCTTTTTATAAAAACTATTTTTGTGAATTTGACCGCCAGTTGGTACTCGTTGATGTGATGAGTGCTCTAAATGATGGCCCACAGTCTTTGCTTGAGCAAAAACATACGCTACAAGCGGTTTTGCAATCATTTAATTACGGCCGCTCGAATCTAATTAAGCGTTTGTTCTCACCAAAAATCGATAAAGTGCTATTTGCTGCGAATAAGTGTGACCATGTTAATGGTACTCAGCAAGTGGCCATAGCGCAGTTATTACATGATTTGGTAGGTGAACAAGCCAATGATATGCGTTTTAATGGCGTGCAGATTGAAACAATGGCGATGTCGTCTGTACAAAGTACTTTGGCGAAGCGTATAAAAGAAGGCGACAAAGCTTTAGACTGCATCTATGGCAAGCCACTCAATGAAGATGAATGGCTCACTTATTTGCCGCCAGAACCGCCTAACCACTTCCTTTCTCAAAGTCAGTGGCCGACTCATGGCTTTGAATTTATTTCATTCGCGCCATTACCAAGTACCAAAAGCGAGTTAACCCATACCCGTTTAGATCATGCCTTACAGTTTTTAATTGGAGATAAATTGCAATGA
- a CDS encoding 4a-hydroxytetrahydrobiopterin dehydratase, whose product MSDLSAQKCEACRADAPKVSDEELAVLIKQIPDWVPEVRDGIMQLERVFKFKNFKQALEFTNKVGDMAEEEGHHPGLLTEWGKVTITWWSHSIKGLHKNDFVCAAKTDEVFNAL is encoded by the coding sequence ATGTCTGATTTAAGTGCACAAAAATGTGAAGCGTGTCGTGCGGATGCGCCTAAAGTGTCAGATGAAGAGTTAGCAGTATTAATTAAGCAGATCCCTGATTGGGTTCCAGAAGTGCGTGATGGCATCATGCAACTTGAGCGTGTATTCAAGTTCAAAAACTTCAAGCAGGCATTAGAGTTCACTAACAAAGTGGGCGATATGGCTGAAGAAGAAGGTCACCACCCAGGTCTTCTAACAGAGTGGGGCAAGGTGACAATCACTTGGTGGAGCCACTCTATTAAAGGCCTGCATAAGAACGATTTTGTATGCGCAGCGAAAACAGACGAAGTTTTCAACGCTCTATAA
- a CDS encoding TIGR01620 family protein, which yields MTDNQSAQLKPGRRINVGDVGETQKELETGKRFEIVEELDVIDESSEFEQELEPIFKPKTSRFNFKGIFVISLLLLIAVETGYTIIEAMQESILLAGLYGFVLTTALLVLSKFLFKEAVSLKALKQQNLRQNDALRLMSSTQIGEAETWLEPLLTQHTDAEVKEFKACLKPHHTDKEVLQLYQTTLLVSKDEQAKAIINQHAKTSALLVSLSPMALLDMLSVLWRGISLIEKISQHYGIKLAYRSRIMLYKQLVKQMLFAGASELVSDLAATSLGAELLGKLSARAAQGLSAGVFTARLGYKAMELCRPLPKLEQKQSLLGQSAQGILKALLERTKPSKND from the coding sequence ATGACAGACAATCAATCAGCTCAATTAAAACCGGGTAGACGTATTAATGTCGGTGATGTTGGCGAAACCCAAAAAGAATTAGAAACAGGCAAGCGCTTTGAAATAGTCGAAGAGCTAGACGTCATTGATGAAAGCAGTGAGTTTGAACAAGAGTTAGAGCCAATATTTAAACCTAAAACCAGCCGCTTCAATTTCAAAGGCATTTTCGTCATTAGCTTATTGTTATTAATCGCTGTTGAAACGGGTTACACCATCATTGAGGCAATGCAAGAGTCTATATTATTAGCTGGCTTGTACGGCTTTGTTCTGACTACTGCTTTATTAGTGTTGAGCAAATTCTTATTCAAGGAAGCGGTTTCATTAAAAGCGTTGAAACAACAAAACCTTCGCCAAAATGATGCGCTTCGATTAATGAGTAGTACGCAAATTGGTGAAGCCGAAACTTGGCTTGAACCCTTACTAACACAACATACCGATGCAGAAGTAAAAGAGTTTAAAGCTTGCTTAAAACCGCACCATACTGACAAAGAGGTTTTACAGTTGTATCAAACAACTTTACTTGTCAGTAAAGATGAGCAGGCGAAAGCCATCATTAACCAACATGCAAAAACGTCAGCGCTTTTGGTGTCTCTCAGTCCGATGGCATTACTTGATATGCTTTCGGTACTGTGGCGTGGTATTAGCTTGATTGAAAAGATAAGCCAACACTATGGTATCAAGCTGGCGTATCGCAGTCGCATCATGTTGTACAAACAGTTGGTTAAACAGATGTTGTTTGCTGGTGCGTCCGAATTGGTATCTGACTTAGCGGCTACCAGCTTGGGCGCTGAGCTGTTAGGTAAGTTGTCAGCGCGAGCGGCACAAGGCCTCAGTGCTGGCGTGTTTACAGCGCGCTTAGGCTACAAAGCCATGGAATTATGTCGACCACTTCCTAAGCTTGAGCAAAAGCAATCGTTGTTAGGGCAATCAGCACAGGGCATTTTAAAAGCTTTATTAGAGCGTACAAAACCGTCTAAAAATGATTAA
- the pspF gene encoding phage shock protein operon transcriptional activator, with protein sequence MSQFRQQDNLLGQSDSFLAVLDKVSQLAPLDKPVLIIGERGTGKELIAARLHYLSERWDQNYVKLNCAALNENLLESELFGHESGAFTGASKRHEGRFERANGGTLFLDELANTSAMVQEKLLRVIEYGEFERVGGKSTVKVDTRLVCATNEDLPTLADNGEFRHDLLDRLAFDVITLPPLRARREDIVLLAEQFAINMARDLDWALFSGFTKKAMDKLLDYDWPGNIRELKNVVERSLYRHGSEQLPVHEIIFDPFESPYRPAQRIKAPTNIERAPELITPAAAEISATTVIEQTKQAENNFSFPCDLKTLSNDYEIELLKKALEHSQFNQKKTAQMLSLTYHQLRGYLKKYNLLDQKQEA encoded by the coding sequence ATGAGTCAGTTTCGCCAACAGGATAATTTACTTGGCCAATCAGACAGCTTTTTAGCTGTGCTAGACAAGGTTTCACAACTTGCTCCACTAGACAAACCCGTATTAATCATCGGTGAACGAGGAACAGGTAAAGAACTTATTGCGGCCCGCCTTCATTATCTATCTGAACGCTGGGACCAAAACTACGTTAAGTTAAACTGTGCGGCCCTTAATGAGAATTTACTTGAGAGTGAATTATTCGGTCATGAAAGCGGTGCCTTTACTGGCGCAAGTAAACGCCATGAAGGTCGATTCGAGCGCGCCAATGGCGGTACATTATTTTTAGATGAGCTCGCAAACACCTCTGCCATGGTACAAGAAAAGCTTCTACGTGTTATTGAATATGGTGAGTTTGAACGTGTCGGTGGTAAAAGTACCGTAAAAGTAGATACACGATTAGTGTGTGCAACTAATGAAGATTTACCCACTTTAGCTGATAATGGTGAATTTCGTCACGATTTACTCGACCGCCTCGCATTCGATGTCATCACGCTGCCACCTCTTCGCGCAAGAAGAGAAGATATCGTCTTACTGGCTGAGCAATTTGCCATCAATATGGCACGAGACCTTGATTGGGCACTGTTCAGTGGTTTTACAAAAAAAGCCATGGATAAACTATTAGATTATGACTGGCCGGGTAACATTCGTGAATTAAAAAATGTGGTTGAACGAAGCTTATACCGCCATGGTAGCGAGCAGCTGCCAGTTCACGAAATTATATTCGACCCATTTGAAAGCCCATATCGTCCTGCTCAACGAATTAAAGCACCTACAAATATTGAACGCGCACCCGAACTAATAACCCCAGCAGCGGCTGAAATCTCCGCTACTACAGTTATTGAGCAGACCAAACAAGCTGAAAATAATTTTTCATTTCCATGTGATTTAAAAACACTGTCAAACGACTATGAAATTGAACTCCTGAAAAAAGCGTTAGAACACAGTCAATTTAACCAAAAGAAAACTGCACAAATGCTCAGTTTAACGTATCATCAATTGAGAGGTTATCTGAAAAAATACAATCTGTTAGATCAGAAACAAGAGGCATAA
- the pspC gene encoding envelope stress response membrane protein PspC: MNNLKKELYRDPKRGKIAGVCAGLSDYFNMELWLVRILFITAVLLSGGPLFVVVYIACWFILDKKEPSMSQNAGKFDEIDPISVKFKVWQKGEPPRQALFDLKDRLTRLDGRIQNMETYVTSSEFTVSREINKL; this comes from the coding sequence ATGAACAATCTAAAGAAAGAACTATATCGAGATCCAAAACGTGGAAAAATAGCAGGTGTATGTGCAGGCTTAAGTGATTACTTCAATATGGAATTGTGGCTGGTTCGCATACTATTTATCACAGCCGTATTGTTATCAGGTGGTCCTTTATTTGTCGTTGTGTATATAGCCTGTTGGTTTATCCTTGATAAAAAAGAGCCGAGTATGTCGCAAAATGCGGGCAAATTTGATGAGATTGATCCAATCTCAGTGAAGTTTAAAGTATGGCAAAAGGGTGAACCACCTCGTCAGGCACTATTCGACTTAAAAGATCGCTTAACCCGTTTAGACGGTCGTATTCAAAATATGGAAACTTATGTGACATCAAGTGAGTTTACTGTGTCACGTGAAATCAATAAGCTGTAA
- the pspA gene encoding phage shock protein PspA: MGIFSRFADIVNSNINAILDKAEDPEKMVRLIIQEMEDTLVEVRSTSAKTLAEKKELARRVEQLNQEAQQWQEKAELALVKDREDLARAALLERQKSSDAAASVEKELEHVESHIEKLQQEVATLQDKLADAKARQKAIVLRQRSAESRLEVKKALDSSKVEDALNRFERYESKIDGLESQVEAYDLGKKSLSDEIADLQKNEQVDDELAALKKKLASKE; the protein is encoded by the coding sequence ATGGGAATTTTCTCACGTTTTGCAGACATTGTTAATTCAAATATCAATGCCATCCTTGATAAAGCAGAAGATCCAGAAAAAATGGTTCGCCTCATCATTCAAGAAATGGAAGACACATTAGTAGAGGTTCGCTCTACTTCAGCTAAAACACTGGCTGAGAAGAAAGAATTAGCACGTCGTGTTGAGCAACTAAATCAAGAAGCACAACAATGGCAAGAAAAAGCAGAGTTGGCATTGGTTAAAGATCGCGAAGACCTAGCACGTGCAGCACTACTTGAAAGACAAAAGTCATCAGATGCGGCAGCAAGTGTTGAAAAAGAACTTGAGCATGTAGAGTCTCATATTGAGAAATTACAGCAAGAAGTTGCCACACTACAAGATAAGTTAGCTGATGCGAAAGCGAGACAAAAAGCCATTGTGCTGCGTCAGCGTTCAGCCGAGTCTCGCTTAGAAGTGAAAAAGGCATTAGACAGCTCAAAAGTTGAAGATGCACTTAATCGTTTCGAGCGCTACGAAAGCAAGATCGATGGACTAGAATCACAAGTAGAAGCTTATGATTTAGGTAAAAAGTCACTATCGGATGAAATTGCTGATTTACAAAAAAATGAGCAAGTTGATGACGAGCTAGCGGCTTTAAAGAAAAAGTTAGCAAGCAAAGAATAA
- a CDS encoding tetratricopeptide repeat protein has product MDNQIQLTPENIQQVLAEQSADKLVLMTFFSAQQPECIEQANILSALAQSYKEHLLIATVDCDTQQALASQLAQQVGLQALPTIVLLKNGAPVGVLPGPKSDAEIKEALAEHLPSPEVLLLEQAKQALANDDQNAAFNYAKQAYAIDPENTRVKLVLADICIQIQKFEDGQALLDSVVETERDPYYQNLQAKLNAAQSAQESPEIIALTQQLDADPENKDLKAQLAALLAEAGKKEQALELLLSVVRKDLNFGTAKKDYLDLIASLPDGDALAGTYRRKLYSLLY; this is encoded by the coding sequence ATGGACAACCAAATTCAATTAACACCTGAAAATATCCAGCAGGTTCTGGCTGAGCAAAGTGCTGATAAACTGGTTCTAATGACGTTCTTCAGTGCGCAGCAACCTGAGTGCATTGAACAAGCGAATATTTTGTCTGCGCTTGCACAAAGCTACAAAGAGCACTTACTCATTGCAACAGTCGATTGTGATACACAACAAGCGTTGGCATCTCAATTAGCACAGCAAGTAGGCCTACAAGCGTTACCAACGATTGTGTTATTGAAAAATGGCGCGCCAGTTGGCGTATTACCGGGTCCTAAAAGTGATGCTGAAATTAAAGAGGCATTGGCTGAGCATTTACCAAGCCCGGAAGTATTATTACTTGAGCAAGCTAAACAAGCGCTGGCAAATGACGATCAAAATGCGGCGTTTAACTATGCCAAGCAAGCTTATGCAATTGACCCAGAAAATACCCGTGTGAAACTGGTTTTGGCTGATATCTGTATTCAAATTCAAAAGTTTGAAGATGGTCAGGCGTTACTTGATAGTGTTGTCGAAACTGAGCGCGATCCGTATTATCAAAATCTACAAGCTAAGTTGAATGCGGCTCAAAGTGCACAGGAATCTCCAGAGATCATTGCATTGACCCAGCAATTAGATGCAGACCCTGAAAACAAAGATTTAAAAGCACAGCTCGCTGCGCTACTGGCCGAAGCTGGTAAGAAAGAGCAAGCGCTAGAGTTATTATTATCAGTGGTAAGAAAAGACTTAAATTTTGGTACTGCGAAAAAAGATTACCTAGATTTGATTGCGAGCTTACCAGATGGCGATGCTTTGGCTGGCACATATCGTAGAAAGTTATACAGCTTATTATATTGA
- the megL gene encoding methionine gamma-lyase, whose translation MTKYHDNTNCIHSPVHFDDPHGALTAPLYQTSTFQFKDAAQGAARFAGEEAGYIYTRLGNPTTRELEQKLAQLEEMEEAAATATGMGAVSASVLSFLEQGDHLIASSALYGCSFALFSHMLPKWGIEVSFVDMTNEAELYAAVKPNTKMVFAETPINPNMTVIDLAMLGQFAKKHSLISVVDNTFMTPLLQKPKHFGIDIVIHSATKYLNGHGDVVAGAVCGSQEHIELIKLTVLKDIGATISPHDAWLINRGLKTLAVRVERHCQSAQKVAEFLDAHPKVSEVYYPGLPSHPGYKFLGEQMKGAGGVIAFEIDGTLEQGERFINATELCTLAVSLGDPETLIQHPASMTHSPYTKEEREAAGISDGLIRISVGLEDVNDIIADLELAFKQI comes from the coding sequence ATGACGAAGTATCATGACAACACCAATTGCATCCATAGTCCTGTCCATTTTGACGACCCACATGGCGCGTTAACCGCGCCATTATATCAAACATCTACTTTTCAATTTAAAGACGCAGCTCAAGGTGCGGCGCGTTTTGCAGGTGAAGAAGCGGGTTACATTTATACCCGCTTAGGCAACCCAACTACACGAGAGCTCGAACAAAAGCTCGCGCAGCTTGAAGAGATGGAAGAAGCTGCTGCAACCGCAACAGGTATGGGAGCGGTATCAGCATCTGTACTGAGCTTTTTAGAGCAAGGCGATCATTTAATTGCATCTAGCGCATTATATGGTTGTAGTTTTGCGCTGTTTTCTCATATGCTGCCTAAGTGGGGCATTGAAGTGTCATTTGTAGATATGACCAACGAAGCAGAGCTTTATGCCGCAGTGAAACCAAATACCAAAATGGTGTTTGCTGAGACACCGATTAACCCAAATATGACGGTGATTGATTTAGCGATGCTAGGCCAGTTTGCTAAAAAGCACAGTTTGATCAGCGTGGTGGATAACACCTTTATGACACCACTACTTCAAAAGCCAAAACATTTCGGCATAGATATCGTGATCCACAGTGCAACTAAATATCTCAATGGCCATGGTGATGTCGTCGCAGGTGCAGTATGTGGTTCGCAAGAACACATAGAGCTTATAAAACTTACGGTATTAAAAGATATTGGTGCGACCATCAGTCCGCATGATGCTTGGTTGATAAATCGAGGTCTCAAAACACTGGCTGTGCGTGTTGAAAGGCACTGCCAAAGTGCACAAAAAGTCGCAGAGTTTTTAGATGCGCACCCTAAAGTCAGTGAAGTGTATTATCCTGGCTTACCTTCACACCCTGGTTATAAATTCTTGGGTGAGCAGATGAAAGGGGCAGGTGGTGTTATTGCTTTTGAGATCGATGGCACCCTAGAGCAAGGTGAGCGTTTTATTAATGCGACTGAACTTTGTACGTTAGCGGTGAGTTTAGGCGATCCAGAAACACTCATTCAACACCCTGCATCGATGACACACTCGCCGTATACCAAAGAAGAGCGTGAAGCTGCAGGCATTTCAGATGGTTTGATCCGAATTTCTGTTGGTTTAGAAGATGTTAACGACATCATTGCCGACTTGGAACTGGCATTTAAGCAAATTTAG